A part of Candidatus Methylomirabilota bacterium genomic DNA contains:
- a CDS encoding Tim44 domain-containing protein, whose amino-acid sequence MRIHALTALLGIVLVSLLVVDAGTAWARATGGGSRGSRSYSSPAKPAPSPVAPANPAPMPSQPNRPGIFGGLMGGLAGLALGGLIGSMLFGGFGGGFGGGIGFLEILLVVGGAFFLIRMLRARRSEPAP is encoded by the coding sequence ATGCGAATTCACGCCTTGACGGCGTTGCTCGGAATAGTGCTCGTCTCCCTGCTCGTGGTGGATGCCGGAACCGCCTGGGCCCGCGCGACGGGCGGCGGCAGCCGCGGCTCGCGCTCCTACTCGTCGCCCGCGAAGCCCGCGCCGTCGCCGGTGGCGCCGGCGAACCCGGCGCCGATGCCCTCGCAGCCGAATCGGCCCGGCATCTTCGGCGGGCTGATGGGCGGTCTCGCGGGTCTGGCGCTCGGCGGCCTCATCGGCTCGATGCTCTTCGGCGGCTTCGGCGGCGGCTTCGGGGGTGGCATCGGCTTCCTCGAGATCCTGCTGGTGGTCGGCGGCGCTTTCTTCCTGATACGCATGCTCCGCGCGCGACGGAGCGAGCCCGCGCC